The following proteins are encoded in a genomic region of Mycolicibacterium rutilum:
- a CDS encoding mycofactocin-coupled SDR family oxidoreductase: MAGRVEGKVAFITGAARGQGRAHAVRLAQEGADIIAVDICKKIDTVELIEASTPEDLAETADLVKGFNRRIYTAEVDVRDYDALKAAVDTGVEQLGRLDIIVANAGIGNGGQTLDKTSETDWTAMIDVNLGGVWKTVKAGVPHILEGGRGGSIILTSSVGGLKAYPHTGHYVAAKHGVVGLMRTFAVELGAQNIRVNSVHPTNVNTPLFMNEPTMRLFRPDLENPGPDDMKVVGQLMHTLPIGWVEPEDIANAVLFLASDESRYITGVTLPVDGGSCLK, encoded by the coding sequence ATGGCAGGACGCGTAGAAGGCAAAGTCGCTTTCATCACCGGTGCAGCACGCGGTCAGGGCCGCGCGCATGCGGTGCGGCTGGCGCAGGAGGGCGCCGACATCATCGCCGTCGACATCTGTAAGAAGATCGACACCGTCGAGCTGATCGAGGCGTCGACCCCCGAGGACCTCGCCGAAACGGCGGACCTGGTGAAGGGCTTCAACCGTCGCATCTACACCGCCGAGGTCGACGTCCGCGACTACGACGCGCTCAAGGCGGCGGTGGACACCGGCGTCGAGCAGCTCGGCCGCCTCGACATCATCGTCGCCAACGCCGGCATCGGCAACGGCGGCCAGACGCTGGACAAGACCAGCGAAACCGACTGGACCGCAATGATCGACGTCAACCTCGGCGGCGTGTGGAAGACCGTCAAGGCCGGCGTTCCGCACATCCTCGAAGGCGGCCGCGGCGGGTCGATCATCCTGACCAGTTCGGTCGGCGGCCTGAAGGCCTACCCGCACACCGGGCACTACGTCGCCGCCAAGCATGGTGTGGTCGGCCTGATGCGCACGTTCGCCGTCGAGCTCGGCGCGCAGAACATCCGCGTCAACTCGGTGCACCCGACCAACGTCAACACGCCGCTGTTCATGAACGAGCCGACGATGCGGCTGTTCCGTCCCGACCTGGAGAACCCGGGCCCCGACGACATGAAGGTCGTCGGCCAGCTGATGCACACGCTGCCGATCGGGTGGGTCGAGCCGGAGGACATCGCGAACGCCGTGCTGTTCCTGGCCTCCGACGAGAGCCGCTACATCACCGGCGTGACGCTGCCGGTCGACGGCGGCAGCTGCCTGAAGTAG
- a CDS encoding cytochrome P450, with protein MDPYAVFARIREEAPLYYNEKHDFYALSRFDDVNKAVIDHETFISGRGALLEIIKSGMEIPPGTLIFEDPPIHNIHRNLLSRVFTPRKVLALEPQIREFTARCLDPLTESDTFDFVNDLGEQMPMRVIGMLLGIPEEDQRRVTDHGEATLQSKTVDLMATGEVFAEFIDYRTEHPSDDIMTDLLNVEFEDETGTVRRLGREELLMYLTVIATAGSETTTRLIGWAGKTLADYPDQRAELVADPSLIPQAVEEILRWEPPALQIGRYVTRDVEYHGQTVPEGSAMLMLVGAANRDHRRFPPNGDVFDIHREQRSHMTFGAGTHFCMGNALARLEGRIALEEILKRFPAWEVDWANATPSPTTAVRGWQSMPTFVTHA; from the coding sequence ATGGACCCGTACGCGGTGTTCGCCCGCATCCGCGAGGAAGCGCCGCTGTACTACAACGAGAAGCACGACTTCTACGCGCTGAGTCGCTTCGACGATGTCAACAAGGCCGTCATCGACCACGAGACCTTCATCTCCGGCCGCGGCGCGCTGCTCGAGATCATCAAGTCCGGGATGGAGATCCCGCCGGGCACACTGATTTTCGAGGATCCCCCGATCCACAACATCCACCGCAACCTGCTGTCGCGGGTGTTCACGCCACGCAAGGTGCTGGCGCTGGAACCACAGATCCGCGAGTTCACCGCCCGTTGCCTGGACCCGCTGACCGAGTCCGACACGTTCGACTTCGTCAACGACCTCGGCGAGCAGATGCCGATGCGCGTGATCGGCATGTTGCTGGGCATCCCCGAAGAAGACCAACGCCGGGTGACCGACCACGGCGAGGCGACCCTGCAGAGCAAGACCGTCGACCTCATGGCCACCGGCGAGGTCTTCGCCGAGTTCATCGACTACCGCACCGAGCATCCCTCGGACGACATCATGACCGACCTGCTCAACGTCGAGTTCGAAGACGAGACCGGCACCGTGCGCCGACTCGGACGCGAGGAACTGCTCATGTACCTGACCGTGATCGCGACGGCAGGGAGCGAGACCACCACACGGTTGATCGGCTGGGCCGGAAAGACGCTCGCCGACTACCCCGATCAGCGGGCCGAACTGGTGGCCGACCCGAGCCTGATTCCGCAGGCCGTCGAAGAGATCCTGCGCTGGGAGCCGCCGGCCCTGCAGATCGGGCGGTACGTGACCCGCGACGTCGAGTACCACGGCCAGACAGTGCCCGAGGGGTCGGCGATGCTGATGCTCGTCGGGGCCGCGAACCGCGACCACCGGCGTTTCCCGCCCAACGGTGACGTCTTCGACATCCACCGAGAACAGCGCTCCCACATGACGTTCGGCGCCGGCACCCACTTCTGCATGGGTAACGCGCTGGCGCGGCTGGAGGGCAGGATCGCGCTCGAGGAGATCCTCAAGCGGTTCCCCGCGTGGGAGGTCGACTGGGCCAACGCCACGCCGTCCCCCACCACCGCGGTGCGCGGATGGCAGTCGATGCCCACCTTCGTCACCCACGCTTGA
- a CDS encoding TetR/AcrR family transcriptional regulator: MARRSPVQSVHVLPTRPASEPPVTSPSEEPAWKQRAVERSIKTAKLRAAQRVQRFLDAAQAIIIEKGSTDFTVQEVVDRSRQSLRSFYLQFDGKHELLLALFEDALSRSADQIRAATTTEDEPIERLKVAVQLLFESSRPDPTAKRPLFTDFAPRLLLSHPSEVKIAHAPLLALLTELMEEASVAGQLREGINPKRMAAMTMQTVMFVAQSNGADDAGSHPITADEVWDFCSHGFAAK; encoded by the coding sequence ATGGCAAGGCGTTCTCCGGTACAGTCAGTTCATGTTCTCCCCACTCGGCCTGCGTCTGAGCCGCCGGTGACGAGCCCCAGCGAGGAACCCGCCTGGAAGCAGCGCGCGGTCGAGCGATCGATCAAGACCGCCAAGCTCCGGGCGGCTCAGCGCGTGCAGCGCTTCCTCGATGCCGCCCAGGCGATCATCATCGAGAAGGGCAGTACCGACTTCACCGTCCAAGAGGTGGTGGACCGCTCGCGGCAGTCGCTGCGCAGCTTCTACCTGCAGTTCGACGGTAAACACGAGCTGCTGCTCGCGCTGTTCGAAGACGCCCTGAGCCGGTCCGCCGACCAGATCCGCGCGGCCACCACCACCGAGGACGAGCCCATCGAGCGGCTCAAGGTGGCGGTGCAGCTGCTGTTCGAGTCGTCCCGGCCCGACCCGACCGCCAAGCGGCCGCTGTTCACCGACTTCGCCCCGCGCCTGCTGCTGTCGCATCCCTCTGAGGTCAAGATCGCGCATGCCCCGCTGCTGGCGCTGCTGACCGAGCTGATGGAAGAGGCCAGCGTCGCAGGCCAGCTACGCGAGGGCATCAACCCCAAGCGCATGGCGGCCATGACCATGCAGACCGTGATGTTCGTGGCGCAGTCCAACGGCGCCGACGACGCCGGGTCGCACCCGATCACCGCCGACGAGGTGTGGGACTTCTGCTCCCACGGGTTCGCCGCCAAGTAA
- a CDS encoding acyl-CoA dehydrogenase family protein, with product MQLTFDADVEAFRAEFNSFLDENLPAEASALDRSRSSSDVPGWARDWQRLMFDHGWLLPGYPPEFGGRNATILQQYVHQQELARRRVYLTYNPQGVGIISASLISFGTPEQQRRWAVPILRAEITASLGMSEPGAGSDLASLRTSAVLDGDQFVVNGQKVWTSGAHDADVLLTFVRTDPKAAKHKGISVLMIPTDSPGVVRRPFASLCDVDDLDFNEVFFNDVRVPAENLVGPLNEGWRVANGSLGHERNMLWLSYADRLEELVEDFRPTSALDRDRYAGLVMDNQALRLLGSVALARAARGEEDVPALSVLKLLGSEASQVATEYALAAAGVDALAAPNFSGPYSPHHLDLYRCGWFERYVRTFGGTIAGGTSEIQRNIIAQRLLGLPRN from the coding sequence GTGCAGCTGACCTTCGATGCCGACGTCGAGGCGTTCCGCGCGGAGTTCAACAGCTTCCTCGACGAAAATCTTCCCGCCGAGGCGAGTGCCCTCGACCGATCCCGCTCGAGCAGTGACGTTCCGGGCTGGGCGCGCGACTGGCAGCGGCTGATGTTCGACCACGGCTGGCTGTTGCCCGGCTATCCGCCCGAGTTCGGCGGTCGCAACGCCACGATCCTGCAGCAGTACGTCCATCAGCAGGAACTGGCGCGCCGGCGGGTTTACCTGACGTACAACCCGCAGGGCGTCGGCATCATCTCGGCGTCGCTGATCTCGTTCGGCACGCCCGAACAGCAGCGCCGCTGGGCGGTGCCGATTCTTCGCGCCGAGATCACTGCGTCGCTCGGCATGAGCGAACCCGGCGCCGGATCGGACCTGGCGTCGTTGCGCACCAGCGCGGTTCTGGACGGTGACCAGTTCGTCGTCAACGGCCAGAAGGTGTGGACGTCGGGCGCCCATGACGCCGACGTGCTGTTGACTTTCGTTCGCACCGATCCGAAAGCCGCCAAGCACAAGGGCATCAGCGTGCTGATGATCCCGACCGATTCCCCCGGAGTGGTCCGGCGCCCCTTCGCGTCGTTGTGCGACGTCGACGACCTGGACTTCAACGAGGTCTTCTTCAACGACGTGCGGGTGCCCGCGGAGAACCTGGTGGGCCCCCTGAACGAAGGGTGGCGCGTCGCCAACGGCTCGCTCGGACACGAACGAAACATGTTGTGGCTGAGCTACGCGGACCGCCTGGAGGAGTTGGTGGAGGACTTCCGTCCCACCTCCGCCCTCGACCGTGATCGGTACGCCGGACTGGTGATGGACAACCAGGCGCTGCGCCTGCTCGGCTCGGTGGCATTGGCCAGGGCCGCGCGCGGCGAGGAGGATGTGCCCGCGCTGTCGGTGCTCAAACTACTCGGATCGGAGGCGTCGCAGGTCGCGACGGAGTACGCGCTGGCCGCCGCGGGCGTCGATGCGCTGGCCGCACCGAACTTCTCCGGCCCGTACAGCCCGCATCACCTCGACCTGTACCGGTGTGGATGGTTCGAACGCTATGTGCGCACGTTCGGCGGCACCATCGCCGGCGGCACGTCGGAGATCCAACGCAACATCATCGCCCAGCGGCTGCTGGGCCTGCCTCGAAACTAG
- a CDS encoding enoyl-CoA hydratase translates to MYIDYEVADRIATITLNRPEAANAQNPELLDELDAAWTRAAEDSEVSVIVLRANGKHFSAGHDLRGGGPVPDKITLEFIIQHEAKRYLEYTLRWRNVPKPSIAAVQGRCISGGLLLCWPCDLIIAADDAQFSDPVVLMGIGGVEYHGHTWELGPRKAKEILFTGRAMTADEVAATGMVNKVVPRDQLDAETRALAEQIAKMSPFALRQAKRAVNQTLDVQGFYAAIQSVFDIHQTGHGNALSVSGWPVLVNLDEMKANIQ, encoded by the coding sequence ATGTACATCGACTACGAAGTCGCCGACCGGATCGCCACCATCACGTTGAACCGGCCGGAGGCCGCCAACGCGCAGAACCCGGAGCTGCTCGACGAACTCGACGCCGCGTGGACGCGGGCCGCGGAGGACAGCGAGGTGTCGGTGATCGTGTTGCGCGCCAACGGCAAACACTTCTCGGCCGGCCACGACCTGCGCGGAGGCGGGCCCGTCCCGGACAAGATCACGCTGGAGTTCATCATCCAGCACGAGGCCAAACGCTATCTGGAGTACACGCTGCGGTGGCGCAACGTGCCCAAGCCGTCGATCGCCGCGGTACAGGGCCGCTGCATCTCCGGTGGCCTGCTGCTGTGCTGGCCGTGCGACCTGATCATCGCCGCCGACGACGCGCAGTTCTCCGACCCGGTGGTGCTGATGGGCATCGGTGGCGTCGAATACCACGGGCACACCTGGGAATTGGGCCCGCGCAAGGCCAAGGAGATCCTGTTCACGGGCCGCGCGATGACGGCCGACGAGGTGGCCGCGACGGGCATGGTGAACAAGGTCGTGCCGCGCGACCAGCTCGACGCGGAAACCAGGGCGCTGGCCGAACAGATCGCCAAGATGTCGCCGTTCGCGCTGCGGCAGGCCAAGCGCGCGGTGAACCAGACGCTCGACGTGCAGGGCTTCTACGCGGCGATCCAGTCGGTGTTCGACATCCACCAGACCGGACACGGAAACGCGTTGAGCGTCAGCGGATGGCCGGTGCTGGTGAACCTCGACGAGATGAAAGCCAATATCCAGTAG
- a CDS encoding IS5 family transposase, which translates to MADDMPRTSPVTQGAGSNYTNLASEPPDHGIGRSRGGLTSKIHHLVDGHGRPLVVLVSAGQAGDGPVLEHLLAHLKVERCGPGRPRTRPDRLRGDKAYSSRATRQRLRRRGIVAVIPEPSDQIGHRKRRGTHGGRPPAFDAEDYKGRNVVERGFSVTKQWRGLATRYDKLAIVYRGAAVLRAITLWLPHLSDTP; encoded by the coding sequence ATGGCAGACGACATGCCACGAACATCACCCGTGACACAGGGGGCTGGGTCGAATTACACAAATCTGGCGAGCGAGCCGCCTGACCACGGCATTGGTCGCTCGCGCGGCGGGTTGACCAGCAAGATCCATCACCTCGTCGACGGGCACGGCCGACCGTTGGTGGTGCTCGTGAGCGCCGGCCAGGCAGGCGACGGACCGGTCCTGGAGCATTTGCTCGCCCACCTCAAAGTTGAGCGCTGCGGGCCTGGGCGGCCCCGCACCCGGCCCGATCGCCTGCGCGGAGATAAGGCCTATTCCAGCCGAGCGACCCGGCAGCGGCTGCGCCGACGAGGGATCGTTGCCGTCATTCCCGAACCGTCCGATCAGATCGGCCACCGTAAACGTCGGGGCACCCACGGCGGCCGACCGCCAGCATTCGACGCCGAGGACTACAAGGGCCGCAACGTTGTTGAACGAGGATTCAGCGTCACCAAGCAGTGGCGTGGTCTGGCCACCCGCTACGACAAACTCGCCATCGTCTACCGGGGCGCAGCAGTCCTACGGGCCATCACACTCTGGCTACCGCATTTATCAGACACGCCCTAG
- the istA gene encoding IS21 family transposase yields the protein MAFREVSVNEIREVLRVWLGVVGLPAPGYRSIAAHCGLDRKTVRRYVEAAQAAGLRRDDDVSAVDDALIGMVAEAVRPVRPDGHGAAWEQLVGFEDQITAWVAGTGEHRPLTVTKIHTLLARQGCVVPYRTLHRFASQRCGFGRKDLTVRVADGDPGVECQVDFGYLGMLTDAADGRRRKVHALIFTAVYSRHMFVWLSYSQTLAAVIAGCEAAWEFFGGVFAVLIPDNLKPVIADADAVNPQFSQGWLDYAGHSGFLTDPARVASPKDKPRVERAVQYVRRNFWDGETFTSLQQAQDAATAWCRDTAGTRTHGTTCARPLEVFTDEEQPRLLAVPQVYDVPVFKRVKVHRDFHAEVAKALYSLPECWIGQYLDVRADTELVKFYRRGVLVKVHPRQPAGGRSTDPADLPEHKTGYALRDVAALIATCASHGPNVGIYAERILDDRLPWTKMRTVYRLLGLVRRYGADRVEQACSLSLDLDVVSVNKIASMLERATETSSPALPKAVGHTATRFARDPSEFNSTPTSLTIFSEENR from the coding sequence ATGGCTTTTCGGGAGGTCAGTGTGAATGAGATCAGGGAAGTGCTGCGGGTGTGGCTGGGGGTGGTGGGACTGCCGGCGCCGGGGTACCGCAGCATTGCCGCGCATTGCGGCCTGGACCGCAAGACGGTGCGCCGCTACGTCGAGGCCGCCCAGGCGGCGGGTTTGCGTCGCGACGACGACGTCAGCGCGGTCGATGATGCGTTGATCGGGATGGTTGCCGAGGCGGTGCGTCCGGTGCGCCCCGATGGCCACGGGGCGGCGTGGGAGCAGCTGGTGGGCTTCGAAGATCAGATCACCGCCTGGGTGGCCGGCACCGGTGAGCATCGGCCGTTGACGGTCACGAAGATCCACACCCTGTTGGCCCGGCAGGGGTGTGTGGTGCCGTATCGGACGTTGCACCGATTCGCCAGCCAGCGTTGCGGTTTCGGCCGCAAAGACCTCACGGTGCGGGTCGCTGATGGCGATCCCGGAGTGGAGTGCCAGGTCGACTTCGGCTACCTGGGGATGCTCACCGACGCTGCTGACGGGCGCCGCCGCAAGGTGCACGCGCTGATCTTCACCGCGGTGTACTCCCGGCACATGTTCGTGTGGTTGTCGTACTCGCAGACCCTGGCCGCGGTGATCGCAGGCTGCGAGGCGGCCTGGGAGTTCTTCGGCGGGGTGTTCGCCGTGCTGATCCCCGACAATCTCAAGCCGGTGATCGCCGACGCGGACGCGGTCAACCCGCAGTTCAGCCAGGGCTGGCTGGATTACGCCGGGCATAGCGGGTTTCTGACCGACCCCGCCAGGGTGGCCTCGCCGAAAGACAAGCCACGGGTGGAACGCGCCGTGCAGTACGTGCGGCGAAACTTCTGGGACGGAGAAACATTCACCAGTCTGCAGCAGGCGCAGGACGCCGCCACAGCGTGGTGTCGTGACACTGCGGGCACCCGCACCCACGGCACCACCTGCGCACGCCCGCTGGAGGTGTTCACCGACGAAGAGCAGCCCCGGCTGTTGGCGGTGCCGCAGGTCTATGACGTGCCGGTGTTCAAGAGGGTCAAGGTCCACCGCGACTTCCACGCCGAGGTCGCCAAGGCCCTGTATTCGCTGCCCGAATGCTGGATCGGTCAGTACCTGGACGTGCGCGCCGACACCGAGCTGGTGAAGTTCTATCGCCGCGGCGTGCTGGTCAAGGTCCATCCCCGCCAACCGGCCGGTGGGCGCAGCACCGACCCCGCTGATCTGCCCGAACACAAGACCGGCTACGCGCTGCGTGATGTGGCGGCGTTGATCGCCACCTGCGCCTCCCACGGCCCCAACGTCGGGATCTACGCCGAACGCATCCTCGATGACCGGCTGCCCTGGACGAAGATGCGTACCGTCTACCGGCTGCTGGGTCTGGTGCGCCGCTACGGCGCCGACCGGGTCGAACAGGCCTGTTCATTGTCGCTGGATCTCGATGTCGTCTCGGTGAACAAGATCGCCTCCATGCTGGAGCGCGCCACCGAGACCAGCTCCCCGGCCCTGCCGAAAGCGGTCGGTCACACCGCGACCCGCTTCGCCCGTGATCCTTCCGAATTCAACTCCACCCCAACATCATTGACCATCTTTTCCGAGGAGAACCGCTGA
- the istB gene encoding IS21-like element helper ATPase IstB: MTTTARGATDPIGADLLRLLKALKLGALADTLPERAALARQHKLSHIGFLETLLADEVSRRESRSAALRAAKAGLDPSMRFDTWTAHDDLRYDRTLLGDLTSLRFLDAGQSAIVLGPVGVGKTHLATALGHMAIRRRHTVVFGRADKLFTRLRAARLDHTVDAEIRRLAAVDVLIIDDFALRPLDATETSDFYEIVVERHRAKTTIMTSNREPAEWLTMTADTLLAQSAIDRLTSAAHTLVIEGPSYRQRTRPQLDPDPADKHPQ; the protein is encoded by the coding sequence ATGACTACCACCGCCCGTGGAGCTACCGACCCGATCGGCGCTGATCTGCTCCGACTGCTCAAAGCCCTCAAGCTCGGTGCACTGGCTGACACCCTGCCCGAACGCGCCGCCTTGGCCCGACAACACAAACTCAGCCACATCGGCTTCCTGGAAACACTGCTGGCTGACGAGGTCTCCCGACGCGAATCCCGCTCCGCGGCACTACGAGCGGCCAAAGCCGGACTCGATCCGAGCATGCGGTTTGACACCTGGACCGCCCACGACGACCTGCGCTATGACCGCACCCTGCTCGGTGATCTCACCTCGCTACGGTTCCTCGATGCCGGCCAGTCCGCGATCGTCCTCGGGCCCGTCGGCGTCGGCAAGACCCATCTGGCAACAGCATTGGGCCACATGGCTATTCGCCGCCGCCACACCGTCGTTTTCGGCCGCGCCGACAAACTGTTCACCCGGCTACGCGCCGCCCGCCTGGACCACACCGTCGACGCAGAGATCCGCCGACTGGCCGCCGTCGACGTTCTGATCATCGACGACTTCGCGCTACGCCCCCTCGACGCCACCGAAACCAGCGACTTCTACGAAATCGTCGTCGAGCGCCACCGCGCCAAGACCACCATCATGACGTCGAACCGCGAGCCCGCCGAATGGCTGACCATGACCGCCGACACCCTGCTGGCCCAATCAGCCATCGACCGACTGACCTCCGCCGCGCACACCCTGGTCATCGAAGGACCGTCCTACCGCCAACGAACCCGCCCTCAGCTTGACCCAGACCCCGCCGACAAGCATCCTCAATAA
- a CDS encoding IS5 family transposase, translating into MSRFQLLTDAQWSLIEDLLPVRTGKKGRPFRDARSMVEGIIYRYRCGIAWRDVPEVFGPWQTIWTWHRRLSAEGTWDMVLARLLAAADEAGIIDWAVSVDSTIARAHQHAMSLARVMGPPDCQGDGTTVARY; encoded by the coding sequence ATGTCGCGGTTTCAGCTGCTCACCGATGCTCAATGGTCATTGATCGAAGACCTTCTACCTGTCCGAACAGGTAAGAAGGGCAGGCCTTTTCGGGATGCCCGCTCGATGGTCGAGGGGATCATTTATCGATACCGGTGCGGGATCGCCTGGCGAGACGTGCCCGAGGTATTCGGACCGTGGCAGACGATCTGGACCTGGCACCGACGGCTGAGCGCCGAGGGCACCTGGGACATGGTGCTGGCTCGGTTGCTGGCCGCCGCCGACGAGGCCGGGATCATCGACTGGGCGGTGTCGGTGGATTCCACGATCGCCCGCGCTCACCAACATGCCATGTCGCTTGCCAGGGTGATGGGACCACCTGATTGCCAGGGGGATGGGACCACCGTGGCGCGTTATTGA
- a CDS encoding acyl-CoA dehydrogenase family protein, which produces MLEDTLRKTMLSTSGAELDAALAELGWAEMLADMPDVAIPLVFRLLGETGSHASVLNDVLLETIGGLPGGTPPMPYAGGGWVVWERTANDEPTLGGLPLRAVPDGELMRMGEARRAVGWWLVGTARAMLALARQHALDRTQFGKPIASFQAIRHRLAETLVAIEGAEATLGLPGTESPDLTAMLAKAAAGKAALTAAKHCQQVLGGIGFTAEHDLHVHVKRALVLDGLLGNTRELTRRAGAGLRARGSAPRLAYL; this is translated from the coding sequence ATGCTCGAAGACACGCTCCGCAAGACCATGCTGTCGACGTCGGGCGCCGAACTCGACGCCGCCCTGGCCGAACTGGGCTGGGCCGAGATGCTGGCCGACATGCCCGACGTCGCGATCCCGCTGGTGTTCCGGCTGCTGGGCGAAACCGGTTCGCACGCCTCGGTTCTCAACGACGTGCTACTCGAGACCATCGGCGGCCTGCCCGGCGGCACCCCGCCGATGCCGTACGCCGGCGGCGGCTGGGTTGTGTGGGAGCGCACGGCCAACGACGAGCCGACGCTCGGCGGGCTGCCGCTGCGCGCGGTGCCCGACGGTGAGCTGATGCGGATGGGCGAGGCGCGGCGGGCGGTCGGCTGGTGGCTGGTCGGCACGGCACGCGCGATGCTGGCGCTGGCCCGCCAGCACGCGCTGGACCGTACGCAGTTCGGTAAGCCGATCGCTTCGTTCCAGGCGATCCGGCACCGGTTGGCGGAGACGCTGGTGGCGATCGAGGGTGCCGAGGCGACGCTGGGCCTGCCGGGAACCGAGAGCCCCGACCTGACCGCGATGCTCGCCAAGGCGGCTGCGGGCAAAGCCGCCCTCACCGCGGCCAAGCACTGCCAGCAGGTGCTGGGCGGTATCGGGTTCACCGCCGAACACGATCTGCATGTGCACGTGAAGCGGGCGCTGGTGCTCGACGGATTGCTCGGCAACACGCGGGAATTGACCCGTCGAGCGGGCGCGGGTTTGCGGGCCAGGGGCTCGGCTCCCCGGCTGGCCTACCTCTAG
- a CDS encoding acyl-CoA dehydrogenase family protein, which translates to MSDLFEPAAFRTALREWLDANDLTPPPGDNSLDAHQAQHLRVLKALYDADWMRYGWPESAGGLGGPDILRAIVGEEVVGRGLDHPGPYSMLDVLTPTMIDYARPDLAAEMVPRLLSGEESWCQGFSEPGSGSDLASLTTRAEQRGDEWVINGQKVWTSFAQYAKRCILLTRTGGPDVPNHEAITAFFVDLDSPGVTVRPLRTMHDVDEFCEVYFDDVVVPADRMLGNVGDGWQLAMDLLPYERSTCFWQRIAYLYSRFDALITEVKGLGTASDSDLGEAYLALHTLRCRSRATQHRLAEGHKLGADTSIDKVLLAGAEQRLFDTIRDLLPGHIELEDDAWRTEFLYSRAASIYGGTAEVQRNIIARRLLDLGKE; encoded by the coding sequence ATGAGCGATCTCTTCGAGCCCGCCGCTTTCCGCACGGCCCTGCGGGAATGGCTGGACGCCAACGACCTGACTCCCCCACCCGGCGACAATTCCCTGGACGCGCATCAGGCGCAGCACCTGCGCGTGCTCAAGGCGCTCTACGACGCCGACTGGATGCGCTACGGCTGGCCGGAGTCGGCGGGCGGGCTGGGTGGCCCGGACATCCTGCGCGCCATCGTCGGCGAGGAGGTCGTCGGTCGCGGACTCGACCACCCCGGCCCGTACTCGATGCTCGACGTGCTGACCCCCACGATGATCGACTACGCGCGACCGGATCTGGCGGCGGAGATGGTGCCGCGACTGCTGTCCGGCGAGGAGTCCTGGTGCCAGGGCTTCTCGGAGCCGGGCTCCGGCAGCGACCTGGCGTCGCTGACGACCCGCGCCGAACAACGCGGCGACGAATGGGTGATCAACGGCCAGAAGGTGTGGACGAGTTTCGCGCAGTATGCGAAGCGGTGCATCCTGCTGACCCGCACGGGCGGGCCGGACGTGCCGAACCACGAGGCGATCACGGCGTTCTTCGTCGACCTCGACTCCCCCGGTGTCACCGTGCGACCGCTGCGGACGATGCATGACGTCGACGAGTTCTGCGAGGTCTACTTCGACGATGTCGTGGTGCCCGCGGACCGCATGCTCGGAAACGTCGGCGACGGCTGGCAACTGGCGATGGACCTGCTGCCCTACGAGCGCTCCACGTGCTTCTGGCAGCGCATCGCCTACCTGTACTCCCGCTTCGACGCGCTGATCACCGAGGTCAAAGGGCTTGGCACTGCCTCTGATTCGGACCTCGGCGAGGCGTACCTCGCGCTGCACACGTTGCGCTGCCGGTCCCGGGCGACCCAGCACCGGCTGGCGGAGGGACACAAGCTGGGCGCGGACACGTCAATCGACAAGGTGCTGCTGGCCGGTGCCGAGCAGCGGCTGTTCGACACGATCCGCGATCTGTTGCCCGGCCACATCGAACTCGAGGACGACGCCTGGCGCACCGAGTTCCTGTACTCACGGGCGGCCAGCATCTACGGCGGCACCGCCGAGGTGCAGCGCAACATCATCGCCCGCCGGCTGCTCGACCTCGGGAAGGAGTGA
- a CDS encoding nuclear transport factor 2 family protein, which produces MTESKRIEDLVEIQQLLAKYAVTITQGDIDGLISVFTPDGTYSAFGSTYTLARFPELVDAAPKGLFMTGTSLVHLDPDDPDKASGTQPLCFIEHSKHDMRIGYYNDTYVRTEDGWRLKTRAMTFIRRSGEHDSGRPHAIGRPEAG; this is translated from the coding sequence ATGACTGAGTCGAAGCGAATCGAGGATCTCGTCGAAATCCAGCAACTGCTGGCGAAATACGCCGTCACCATCACCCAGGGCGACATCGACGGTCTGATCTCGGTGTTCACCCCGGACGGCACCTACAGCGCGTTCGGCTCGACGTACACGCTGGCCCGCTTCCCCGAGCTTGTCGACGCGGCCCCCAAGGGGTTGTTCATGACCGGCACCTCGCTGGTGCACCTGGATCCCGACGACCCGGACAAGGCGAGCGGAACCCAGCCGCTCTGCTTCATCGAGCACTCCAAACACGACATGCGCATCGGGTACTACAACGACACCTACGTGCGCACCGAGGACGGCTGGCGGCTGAAAACCCGTGCCATGACGTTCATCCGGCGCAGCGGCGAACACGACTCCGGACGTCCGCACGCCATCGGGAGGCCCGAGGCCGGATGA